In one Gadus morhua chromosome 7, gadMor3.0, whole genome shotgun sequence genomic region, the following are encoded:
- the sertm1 gene encoding serine-rich and transmembrane domain-containing protein 1, which produces MSGMEFLLGNSSETALIPAAGLNGTFPRVSHPTGASAAAASVAEAAAAAADLPRRPAGSDVYVYVWIFLSLLAFLLTLLVISLHRLKNIITSSSSLPDCSSAGGGSSGSDRTSSFTNMEICSISSQKSTVSTLSN; this is translated from the coding sequence ATGTCGGGTATGGAGTTCCTGCTGGGGAACAGCAGCGAAACAGCACTCATCCCCGCGGCCGGCCTCAACGGGACGTTCCCCCGCGTCTCCCACCCCACCGGCGCTTCCGCAGCCGCGGCATCAGTGGCAGAGGCGGCAGCTGCCGCGGCAGACCTGCCGAGGCGCCCCGCGGGCAGCGACGTCTACGTGTACGTGTGGATCTTTCTCAGCCTGCTGGCGTTCCTGCTCACCCTGCTCGTTATCTCCCTCCACCGGCTGAAGAACATCATCACGTCCTCGTCTTCCCTGCCCGACTGCAGCAGTGCCGGGGGCGGTAGCAGCGGCAGCGACCGGACGAGCTCCTTCACCAACATGGAGATCTGTAGCATCTCGTCCCAGAAGTCCACCGTCTCCACCCTGTCTAACTGA